The sequence CAGCGTATTACAATTGTTAAAGAAAGAAATTGATCCTAATAAGGTTGTATGGATATCTTTGGGTGGCTTTAGGTATCATTTGCATTTCAGAGAAATATTAAGAGAAAAATTTCCTGATGAGATGATGACAGTAAACGAGATGTTTCCAGGAATTGATGGAAAATATCGCTACTATAAACCATTAAGGATATACATATATTCATTTATGTATCAGCAATTGCGTGAGATATTTAAAAAAGCATATATCTATTTATGTATGGAAACAGATTATATGTGGCAAGAGATTACAGGTAAAAATTTTACTTCTTCGGAGGATTTGGAAATTGATATTTCAAATCATTTGAGCTATCACTTTATTAAAAAAAATCACATTTTATATTGACCATGCGCTATAATACATATTTATTGTAATCATTAAGCGGAAATAGTATTGATTTTAATCAATTGAGGATGGTATAATTTTTAGGGCATCATACTATGGTATACGTAAATGTCACTTTAATAAACAAAAATAAAAGAAAACATTATCAAAAAGAAATAAATTTGTTATTTTGATATATTAAGATTTGAAATGAAATACAATTGCACAGGAGATTACAATTGGAATATACAGATGTAAAAGACTTGATGCGTGAATTACAGCAACTTGAAACTAATATTAATGAGCTCTATACTGCTCTTCATATAGAAGATAAGAAGCAGCAGTTGCAATTATTAGTTGAAGAAACATATAAAGAGGATTTCTGGCAGGATCAAGCACGAAGTACTTCTATCCAGCAGCAAATCACTCAGATTAAAAAGAATGTAGAGCCATGGGATACTTTAAGAAAAGAAGTATCAGACTCAATATCACTTCTTGAAATGGCAATAGATGAAAATGATAACGAAGTAATTGTAGAAATTGCTTCAAGAGTAGACCAGTTTAAAAAACGATTTGAACAATTGGAAACAAGGGAATTATTATCAGAACCCGATGATGATAAAAATGCAATTATGACTATTCATCCTGGTGCTGGCGGTACTGAATCACAGGATTGGGCAAGCATGCTTATGCGTATGTATGTTCGTTGGGCTGAAGATAATGGATTTGCTATAGAAATACTGGATTACATGCCAGATATTGAAGCTGGTATTAAAGAAGTTGTAATGCTAATTAAAGGTGATTATGCCTATGGGCTGTTAAAAGGAGAACGGGGTATACATAGATTAGTACGTATCTCGCCATTTGATAGCAACCAGAGGCGACATACTTCCTTTGCATCAGTTGATGTTATTCCTGAAGCGCCAGAAGATATTGATATTGAAATTAAGGAATCTGACTTAAGAATTGATACATATAGAGCATCTGGAGCTGGTGGGCAACATGTTAACAGGACTGATTCAGCGGTACGAATTACTCATTTACCAACAGGTATTGTGGTTCAATGTCAGAATGAACGTTCACAACATAAAAACAAAGCCTATGCTATGAAGATTTTGAAATCGCGGTTATATGAACTTAAAAGAAGTGAGATAGAAAAAGAGAAATTAGAAAAATTTGGTGAAAAAAAAGACATAGCATGGGGCAATCAAATCCGTTCATACGTGTTTCATCCATATACAATGGTGAAAGACCATCGTACAGGAGAGGAAACCGGCTCGGTAGACCATGTCATGGATGGTGACATTAACAGATTTATTTACGCATATCTGAAAAGCCTTAAAAGTATAAAAATTAAGCGATAAATTCCCATTTTTTTATTGCATAAATTGAAATCAGCTTGTGTACTATTTATATAGTGTACGAATATATAACAAGTACAGTATTGCTAATGTTATTCTACTCATACTGTTGATTTACACTACAGCAGTTAGGCATGATGTGTATGATTTTGAAAATTTATTATGTATAATAAAAAATATAAAATCTATCTTGCAACAACTGCTCTGATATTTATTATAATCATACAACGTTATACTTACGCTGCTGGAACTATTGGAACTTCTGGTGCTGATTTTTTAGAGATTGGTGTAGGGAGCAGACCTTTAGGAATGGGAGAAGCATTTACAGCCGAAGTGGGTGATGTAAATGCAATTTATTATAATCCTGCAGGTTTGGGGACTCTTAAGTTCCCTGTTATGAGCTTAATGCATCAGGAACTTATTGTGGATTCACGATTTGAGAACGTTTCATTAGCTTTTCCATTATATAAAGGTTTTTTTGGTTTTTCTACATCAGTTTTTTGGGTTCCTCCTTTTGATAAAATTGATATAAATGGCAATAAGGTAGGTACAGTAAACTTTTATAATGTAAGTGGTATTTTGGCATACGGTTATTCTTTAGGATTCATGGAAGTAGGCGGTTCACTTAAATATATATATCAGCAGATTGATACATTACAGTTACAATCATTGGCCTTTGATATAGGAATTTTAAAACGTATTACTATGTATTCACCATTTGATGCACCAATAAGAAACTTATCACTTGGGTTATCAATACAAAATATTGGAACAAATGCTAAAGATGATAGCTTGCCACGATTAATAAGGGCAGGTTTGTCATATAAAATGTCTTATTTTTTTGGTTTTAATATTGATTTGGTAGAAAATGCCATAACATCATCTGACTTATATGACTTTACTTCAGGATTTAATGAAAGTTTCAGAGTTAATACTGGTTTTGAACTGAATTATCTTGATATTTTATTTTTTAGAGCTGGATATAAATTTAATGATGCAGGTAAATATACTTTTGGCCTTGGTTTTAATTATGCTATAAAAAATGTTGCATTTGTTGTTGATGCTTCGTATCAGGATGCTGGGGTATTTGGTCCTATATATTCATTTACTATCACATATAAGCTTATACCCAAAGTTATCACAATCGAGGACAAGTTAAAAGCAGAAGTACATTATCAACGGGGAATAAAGTATTTTATCACTGACGATATTGATAGCGCAATTGAAGAATTTAAAAAAGCTAGAGATTATAATCCTTATCATAAAAATGTTGATAAAAAAATACAGGATCTAGAAGAATTAAAAGAACTTAAGAGGCAAAATGAGTTACTTGAGAAAGAACAACAGAAAATTAGATGAAATAAGGAAAGTAATAGTTACACCTAATTTTTGTCCTGCTTCATTAGGGTCGGTTTTATATCAATGTGGCAATACACAGGTAATTTGTGCTGTATCAATTACACCACAGGTGCCACAACATGCACTTGATAAAGGCACTGGTTGGATAACAGCTGAGTACAGTTTACTACCCTATGCCACAAATCCAAGAACTGAAAGAAGAAATATACGCCCAGATGGAAGATCAGTAGAAATTCAACGGCTGATTGGTAGAAGTTTGCGTACAATTTTGGATTTAGAAAAAATGCAGGGTGTTTCTTTAATTGTTGATTGCGATGTTCTTCAGGCTGATGGTGGAACAAGGACTGCAGCAATATCTGGTGCATATATTGCACTGCAGTTAGCAATTAAAAGATTATTACACCAAAATTACATTACCGATAATCCTATTAAAGCACAGGTTGCGGCAATCTCTATAGGTTATATTGGAAATGATTTATTATTAGATCTTGATTATGAAGAAGATTCCCAATGTGATGTTGACATGAATTTAGTGATGGATAGTAAAAATAACATAATTGAAATTCAGGGAACTGGTGAAAAAAGATCATTTTCAAATAGTGAGCTTGAATCAATGCTTCGATTAGCTCAAGATGGGATACAAAAGATATTTGCAATACAAAATGATGTGCTTAAATTGTATCTATAAAAGCCGAATATAAATAGTATACAGTATCTTTTTTTAATCAATAATATGGATGGTCCATTGTGCTATGCGGAAAGCCCTGATAACATTAATTTTCATTACTATTACTCATTTAGCAAATGCTCAATATTATGTAAGAAATACAACTGTCATTGACACCCCAACTGCATATACAATAGCACGAGGTACTTACCAGTTGTCATTTCTGGGATATGATAATGGAGGAGTAGAACTTAAAGCTTTTATTGGTCTACACAACAATTTTTTTCTAGGTGCTTCATTAGATATACAGAGTGCAATTGGAAAAGATGATCCTGATCCAAATGTTCCAGGAGTTGTAGGAAAAATTAAATTTACTGATGGATGGGAAATGTTCCCCATTTCATTTGCAATAGGTTATGATTCTTTTTACATTGGTGAAGAAGGAAAAACATACAACAGTAGGAATGAACTGAATCAAATGATATATGGACCCTATTTTGTGATAACCAAGCCAATATATCTATTTAATGATGAGCAACATATACATTTTGGCATGCGTATTCCAACACAACCGGAATATGTTCCTAAAGATACATCATATTTTCTTGCTCTTGATATACCACTTGGCGAAATATTTGTGTTTAAAGCTGAAATGGAACGCGTATACTATAATTTTGAAAGAGCAAAAGAATGGTTATACAATGTTGGGATGAGATATTCATATATGCAAAGGTTGGGGATTGAATTTGATGTATTATTTCAAAAAGATGAAAATCCAAATAGAATAATACGGATAGAATATATAAATGAATTTTGAAGTTTATACTCTCTATTGCAAATATTTGAAATCATGAAAAAAAACACTATATTTATAGTGATAGCCATATACGCTATTTTTATTACTGCCATTCAAAACTATTACTTCATTATTGATAATTTTTTATATGCACAGAGTAAAAAGCACTGCGTTATTTACATACTCAATGGAGTAGGTGAACAAGTTCCTTGTTATGTTGAACTTGCACGCACGGCTTTTGAGCATGCTAAAGGCTTGATGAATAGATCCCAATTGTGTAATAGTTGTGGAATGTTATTTATTTTTGATGACGAGGAATACAGAACATTCTGGATGAAGGATACAAAAATACCATTAAGTATTGCTTTTATTGATTCTGTTGGAATAATTAATGATATTCAGGATATGAAACCATTTCAAACTTTTCCAACATATTCATCAAAATATCCTGCCAAATATGCTTTGGAAGTAAATCAAGGTTGGTTTAAAAAAAATAATATTAAGACTGGATCAAAAGTAATATTCAATGGATGCATCGGTAAATAGAATACCAATTTCTGAAAATGAAAAAGCTATTCTTATAGGCATACAACTTCCTCATAATGATGAATTGGAAGTACTTCATTCAATAGATGAGCTATCGCAATTAGTAGTTACAGCTGGTGCTGTAGTAGTTACTAAACAAATAGTCAAACGTGCATCTCTTGATCCTGCATATATTATTGGAAGCGGAAAACTTGATGAAATAAAAAAAATAATTACAGAACAATCAATAAAGTTAGTTGTATTTGATCTTAATACTATTCGTCCTGTTCAAATCAGAAACCTTGAAAATTTGCTTGGGTGCCGAGTAATAGGCAGGACAGAAGTTATTCTAGATATCTTTGCTCGAAGGGCTAAAACAGTTGAGTCCAAGATTCAGGTTGAGCTTGCTCAACTAAACTACATTCTACCAAGGCTCAAAGGACTTGGAGGTGTACTATCAAGGTTGGGTGGTGGCATTGGGACAAGAGGCCCGGGGGAGAAGATGCTAGAAACCGACAGAAGACATATTGTTAAAAGGATACAAACACTTAAAAAGAAACTATCGCACATATCACGACATAGAAATGTGCAAAGACAGGAGCGTTTACAGAATGAGATTATTGGTGCGGTAGTGGGGTATACCAACGCAGGAAAATCTACATTGGTGAATGTGCTGGCAAAAGACGATTTGTTTGTGGAAGATAGATTATTTGCTACTTTGGATGCCTATACTAGAATTGTTTATTTAGATGAATCGCATAAGATATTGTTAACGGATACAGTTGGTTTCATTAATAATCTCCCTTCACATCTGGTAGAATCATTTAAATCTACGCTAGAGGAAATAAAATATTCGGATTTTATTATACATGTTGTTGGTCTTGATTCAGATATAGATAAGGTGGTTAGAGTTGTAAATCATGAATTACAAGTACTGAATTCCAATAATAAACCTATTGTATTATATTTTAATAAACTGGATATTGCAAAAGAAGAAACAATAAATTATGTAAAGTTGCAGTTTCCCGATGCTGTTGTTGGTTCAAGTTTAACAGGTGAAGGTATTCAATTGTTGAAAGAAAAAATAATCGAAATAATAGAGAAGATAGACAAAAAGAAACAAATATTCTTGGAATATTCTAAAGATGTAGTATAGCCTGGGTTAATATTTGCCAGTTGTCAGTTTTTGCTTACTTCTTTATATGAGCAATTATTAACAAATTGATTAATTCTGTATCCTTCAGATGTCGATTAATATAATACATTAGGAATAGAACATTACTATTGATTCAGGGTTAAAATTACGATGTATGATTTTAAACGGTATACCTTCCCCGACGAAAGGAAAAAGAATTCCTATATTTATGGTTTTTTTTCAATATTATTTATACTGGTGATAGTTATATTCACTCTCATTGCTGACAAGCCACAAAGTAATGTTAAAAAAATTGCTTCATCTAATCTTGCATCAGTAGAAAATAAGTTGATAGTTGACGGCCTTAAAATGGAAGATGATGTCCCACCAGCTGAATCCGAGGGCGAAATTATTTTTGATGATAGTTTTGATGATGATATTGATATTACAAACATAGTTCCTGTTGAAACTCAAAAAAGTAAAAAAAAAGTAATCAATTTTAATATAGAAGAATTAAGAAAGAAAGATAAACGCTGGCATGTATCTAAATATACAATACAGAAAAACGACAATGTATGGAAAATTGCAAAAAGATACAATACAAGTTATAAATTAATCTTGCTTGCTAACAACATAAACAATCCCGAACTCTTACAACCAGGCAAAATGATTCTTGTTCCAAATAAAAACGGCGTATTTCATAGAATAAATAAAGGTCAATCATTGATTTCAATTGCACGTCATTATAATGTGCCGTTACGAGATATAATAGCTAGTAATCAATTAAAGGATTCAGATCAGGTGATTCATGGACAAACAATCTTTGTTCCAGATGCACGATCTACATATAATGATAAAAAAAATGAACAGAGTATTGTAAAAAAAGAGATAGTAAAAGTAAACAATCGAAATAAAATGAATATCACTTTGCTATGGCCAGTGGTAGGAAAACTTACATCTAGTTTTGGAAGCAGAAGGAATCCACTTGGGAAAGGTAAACAATTTCACTGTGGGCTTGATATTAGCTGTGATATAGACACACCTGTAAAAGCAGCATTGGATGGTACAGTTATTTATTCAGGTTGGAAAGATGGATATGGAAATGTTGTTGTTTTGCGACATGATAACGGGTATATTTCAGTATATGGACATAATAGCAAAAACATGGTTCAGGAAGGGGAAAGCGTGAAAAAGGGACAGGTTATTGCCAAAAGTGGTATGACGGGTTCGGTAACAGGTGCTCATTTGCACTTTGAATTTAGAAAGTATATGACCCCACTTAATCCAATTAAGTTTTTGAAGGAAAAGTAATGGGCATATCTATCAAAAAAACTTTTGAAATTTTGAATTATTCAATATTAACTGTATTACTATTGGTAAGTTCTATTTTTGCAACAGGACAAATGAAATATGATAATCCTTCACAAATTATTCCTATATTTTATACTCAAAATGATTATGTTTCATGGAAAGCGATAGTTAAAGGGAGAATTATAAGCATTGGTGAAAGGGAAGATACAGCAAAGCAGGAATTAACACGCACTCTTCAGCCAAAAACAAAGATAACAGTACGTCTCTATAACACAGAAGGTATCCATAAAGGCACAACTTTATATGTTATTAATTCCAGTAATTTAATTGTATCCCGTTTTACAGTTGAAAACATTTTCAGATCCCAGTCATTTGGCGATATGTTGGTTGGATATGGATTTTTTAGATTATCAACAATAGGAGATAGAGTGGTACAACGCTTTGAAGGCGCCTATCCTGAATTTGCAAAAATACATAAAGCAAGAGGTGATTATTATAAAAATACTGGAGAATTTGGCAATGCTATAAAAGAATACAATCAGGCAATAATTCTTGATGCTCACTATCCGGAAGCACATATTGAATTAGGCAAAATATATTTCAATGATAATGTTTTACAATTTGCTTTTAACGAATTTGAGCATGCATATAAAAATAAAGAAAGAATAATTGATAAACAGGATCATTTTGAATTGCTTTTGTATATGACTAAAACGCGTTATATTGAAGCATACGAAACAAATATACCATTAAAGCTTAAAGAGCAATATATTAATGATGGAATCAAATATGCCAAAGAAGCGTTAGAAATAATACCAGATTCTGTGGAAATATTGTATATGTTAGGAATAATGTATTACAAAAAAGTTGATCCTGATGATGTGGCTGCTAAAAAGACTTTTGAAAAGGTAATTGAATTGGATCCAACACACATTGGTGCATATATTGCTTTGTCTGAATTGTACTTAAAACATAAAAATCATAGTAAAGCTAATTATTACTCACAAAAAGCCCTTACTATAGATCCGGCAAACGAACGAGCTCGTTTCTTATACAGAATGACAAAAGGAAAATAGTTTAATAACATAAACGTTATCAATAAATCTATAAAAAGGTTAATAAATCTTTTAAATATACTTGACTATAATAATTGATGCTGAATATGCTGATTAGCCCATACTATTTTATTATGTATCAGGATAGCATATATGATTGAATTGCTTCAAAATGAAATTGTACATTCACTGTTACCGTTGATAGTAATAAATTGCCTGGCATTAATTAGTTTTTTTATTTTTTTATTTATTTACCCTAAAAGGCCTAAAGATCCAGAAATTATTGCAAGGATGCATGAAACCTTTATTGGTTTGATATTCAGAGAATTTTGGTACTGGGTAAATAAGCCTTTCATTAATGTGTTTATTTATTTACAAATAAAACCAAATACTATTACTTCGCTTTCACTGGTTCTTGCATTTATAAGTGCATACTTTTACTATATTGGCAATTTTGGTTTAGCAGGTTGGATACTAATTGTTAGCGCTACATTAGATATAATTGATGGGAAGGTAGCACGTACCACTAATATGGTAACAAAATCAGGAGCATACTGGGATTCATGTGTCGATAGATATAGTGAAGGGGTGGTATTTTTAGGAATAGCTATGTATTATCAAAACAACTTCATTGCATTGCTTGCTACCATAGTTGCCTTAATTGGTTCTGAGCTTGTAAGTTATACAAAAGCCCGTGGCGAAGCAATAGGTGTCACAACAAAACGTGGAGTGATGCAGAGAGCTGAACGCTTAGCTATTCTTTGTGTTGTTTCTGTATTGCATCCATTTTTCCAGGTAATTTTTAAAAATTCATCAACCAACCCTGAAATAGTTATGATTGGTGCTATGATTGTAATGGCAGTTTCCACAAATTTAACTGCAGCAACCAGAATGCGTATTATTTTCAGGGAGATACAGAAAACTGAGAGCAATGCATGAAAAAACTTTTTCAATTAAAACATTAGGTTGTAAATGCAATCAGTATGAATCTGCACAAATAGCTTCACAGTTTGTATCATCTGGATATAAGCCAGTTCCTTTTGGCTCACCTGCCGATGTTGTTATAATTAACACCTGTACAGTAACCGATAAGAGCAACAAAAAATGCCGTAATTATATTCGTCAAGGAGCTAAATTTTCAAAAACGGGTAAAGTCATTGTGACCGGTTGCATGGTGGAAACTCACAAAGATGAACTTGATGCTATGAATGAAGTGCTTGCCACTTTTACTAATTCTCAAAAGGAACATCTGGTTGTAGAATATGGTGCTTTTGCTCATAATATTGATAACTCGACCTTAGATGCAATTTACACTACCTATGCACTACCATACATGCGTACTCGTGGTTACATAAAAATTCAGGATGGATGTGATGGTGAGTGTTCATACTGTATAGTACCAAAAGTGAGAGGAATTCCTGTATCACGAAGGCTTAATGATATTGTTGAACATGCAAAATATTTGATTGCCCATAAATGCCCTGAGATTGTATTAACAGGAATTACAATTGGTAAATATCATTTCGAGAATGATAATTTAGCTACGCTTATAAAAAAATTGATTAATCTTGAAGGTGATTTCAGGATACGTGTTACTTCTGTTGAACCCACTCATGTTAATAAAGAACTTATAGATGTGTTGAAGCATGTTAAAGTATGTAAACACATTCATCTCCCACTGCAATCAGGTTCGGATAAAATACTCTCTGATATGCATAGGCCGTATACAGTGGATTTTTATAGACAATTAGTGAAGGAAATTAGATTGGCAATACCTGAAATTGCCATTGGTACAGATATTATTGTAGGATATCCAACAGAAAGTGATGATGATTTCGAATCCACAGTACAATTGGTTAAAGAATTGTCGTTTGCGTATGTACATCAGTTTAGCTACTCACCACGAGAGGGAACTATATCTAGTAACTATCGCCCATTACCATATGATACAGTAAGCAAACGTGCCCATATATTACGCCAGGTAGCTCATTTACAATCAGTTGCGTATAAAAGAAAATTTTTACATGCATGTAGGCCTGCTGTTATAGAAAAAGATACAGATGGTATAACGGCACTCACTGATAATTATCTCAAAGTTATTCTTGATAATAATCATTTTAACTTAAGCAAAGTAGGTACATTGCAATCAGTACATATATATGCCATTGAAGATATGCTGCTTTTTGGAGAAATAGTGTAATAAAAGTGATGAGCTATGCTTTTTTTAGGGTGGGCATTTAGCACAGATTGATTGGAATAATGCAGTTGATAAGTACCTATCACCTCTATCAGGTAGGATAGTTACAATTCTACCATGTTTAATACGCTTGGCTACTTCTATACTCCCTGCAACCGCAGCGCCACTTGACATTCCACAAAAAAGACCTTCCTGCAAGGCCAATTTACGGGTATATTCAAATGCTGTTTCGTCATCAACTGTTATAATGTCATCAAGAATGTCGGGGTTGTAAATTGAAGGAACAATTGCTTCTTTCATATTTTTTAAACCCTGTATTGAATGACCAATTACAGGTTCTACCGCAAAAATTTTTATTGATGGATTATATTCTTTAAGGCGTTTGGTTACTCCCATTATAGTTCCGGTTGTACCTATTCCTGCAACAAAAGCGTCAATTTGGCCACCTGTTTGCGCTAGTATTTCAGCGCCTGTTGTTTCATAATGAGCAAGGACATTTGCAGGATTTGAAAACTGATCGGGCATAAAATATATTTCAGGGTTTTCCTGATACATTTTACGGGCCTGAATAATAGCACCATCAGTGCCCAAACATCCTTCGGTTAAAACTAATTGAGCGCCAAATGCTATAAGCGTTTGCTGACGTTCAACACTTACACATTTTGGCATACATAATATGACTTTATATCCTAATGCCGAACCAACCATAGCAAGGCCTATCCCTGTATTGCCACTGGTAGGTTCAAGAATAATTTTATCAGGAGTAAGTTCACCTGATTCAATTGCCTTTTTTATCATATACCATGCGGTACGGTCTTTAATGGAACCACCAGGGTTAGCACCTTCAAATTTTGCTAATATTATGGTGTTATCAGGAGATAATTTATGAAGCTTAATAAGTGGAGTATTCCCTATGGCATGAACTAGGGAATAGTCTGAAATATGTAATTTGTTATTAATTTTTTGCATAAAGATAATAAAATTTAAAATTATTTATACAAATAATATACTAAATGTCAATAGTATTATATCACGGTGGATGTAAAGCTAAATAATTTTTTATTTATTATTAAATATTTGAAAGATATTTAAATTTTGAAAGATATTTAGATATTTAAAAAGATGAAATAAATTTTTCAAATTTTAAGTATGTACTTTCAAGCTGTATGAGCGGGCGATGGGACTCGAACCCACGACGTTCAGCTTGGGAAGCTGACATTCTACCACTGAATTACACCCGCTTTATTCAAATTTTATACACCGTTTACTCTATATGTAGCAGTATAGCTTTTTTTTCAAGAATTTTTTGAAAATTAATATTTATATTGATAGTTCATATTAAAATTCTTTTTTCTTTTAAAGCTTTATACCCTGAAGACCTGTCTATGTAATGTGTATGAAGTAATTTATGAGCCAGATGCGAATGGGGATGTTCAAGGTATTCTTTATAAAGTGTTTTTATTAATGGATTATCCTGTGATTTTCTTATTTGCATAGATTTATCATATTCATACACTCCCTTTGTTCTTTTACTTTTTAAAGTGTAATGTGTAGAAGCAAAAACTTTTGAAACAAAATTGAAGCTACTAAAGAAAATAACACTTATGATTGATAAATTTATAAAGGATTTTCTTGTATGTTTCATAATAGCCACCTCATTGTTTTTGAATTTTAGTAAATTTTTTTATTAATCTATAAAATAAATACATTATCGGGATCAAGGGGTTGTCCACCACCATTTACACATCCACCCGGGCAAGTCATTACTTCAATAAAATGATATTTTGATTTTCCGCTTTTAACCATTTCAATTACAGTTTTTGCATTTTTTAAACCTGAGATAACACATACATTAATCATGACACCTCCAATAGGTATAGACGCTTCCCTCACTCCTTGATCGCCCCTAACAGATTCAAATTCAATTTTTGATAACTTTCTCCCCGAGACTGTCTCATAGGCATACCTTAAAGCCGCTTCCATAACACCACCGGAAACACCGAATATGGTAGCAGCCCCTGTAGAAATTCCAAGTAAAGGATCGGGGTTTTCTTTTGTCATCTTTTTGAGATCTATTTTATTTTTCTTTAACATATATGCCAGCTCCCTTGTATTTATTGTAGCATCAATATCTCTATATCCGCTTGAATTAAATTCTGGGCGTAAGCCTTCAAATTTTTTGGCGATGCACGGCATTATCGAAACCGTAAAGATATCTTTTGGATCCTTTTTTATCTTTTTTGCTCCATAAGTTTTAGCTAATGCTCCAAGCATTCCAATAGGCGATTTGCAGGTAGACAAATGTGG comes from Spirochaetota bacterium and encodes:
- the prfB gene encoding peptide chain release factor 2; translation: MRELQQLETNINELYTALHIEDKKQQLQLLVEETYKEDFWQDQARSTSIQQQITQIKKNVEPWDTLRKEVSDSISLLEMAIDENDNEVIVEIASRVDQFKKRFEQLETRELLSEPDDDKNAIMTIHPGAGGTESQDWASMLMRMYVRWAEDNGFAIEILDYMPDIEAGIKEVVMLIKGDYAYGLLKGERGIHRLVRISPFDSNQRRHTSFASVDVIPEAPEDIDIEIKESDLRIDTYRASGAGGQHVNRTDSAVRITHLPTGIVVQCQNERSQHKNKAYAMKILKSRLYELKRSEIEKEKLEKFGEKKDIAWGNQIRSYVFHPYTMVKDHRTGEETGSVDHVMDGDINRFIYAYLKSLKSIKIKR
- a CDS encoding PorV/PorQ family protein, producing the protein MYNKKYKIYLATTALIFIIIIQRYTYAAGTIGTSGADFLEIGVGSRPLGMGEAFTAEVGDVNAIYYNPAGLGTLKFPVMSLMHQELIVDSRFENVSLAFPLYKGFFGFSTSVFWVPPFDKIDINGNKVGTVNFYNVSGILAYGYSLGFMEVGGSLKYIYQQIDTLQLQSLAFDIGILKRITMYSPFDAPIRNLSLGLSIQNIGTNAKDDSLPRLIRAGLSYKMSYFFGFNIDLVENAITSSDLYDFTSGFNESFRVNTGFELNYLDILFFRAGYKFNDAGKYTFGLGFNYAIKNVAFVVDASYQDAGVFGPIYSFTITYKLIPKVITIEDKLKAEVHYQRGIKYFITDDIDSAIEEFKKARDYNPYHKNVDKKIQDLEELKELKRQNELLEKEQQKIR
- the rph gene encoding ribonuclease PH gives rise to the protein MSYLRKNNRKLDEIRKVIVTPNFCPASLGSVLYQCGNTQVICAVSITPQVPQHALDKGTGWITAEYSLLPYATNPRTERRNIRPDGRSVEIQRLIGRSLRTILDLEKMQGVSLIVDCDVLQADGGTRTAAISGAYIALQLAIKRLLHQNYITDNPIKAQVAAISIGYIGNDLLLDLDYEEDSQCDVDMNLVMDSKNNIIEIQGTGEKRSFSNSELESMLRLAQDGIQKIFAIQNDVLKLYL
- a CDS encoding DUF192 domain-containing protein, coding for MKKNTIFIVIAIYAIFITAIQNYYFIIDNFLYAQSKKHCVIYILNGVGEQVPCYVELARTAFEHAKGLMNRSQLCNSCGMLFIFDDEEYRTFWMKDTKIPLSIAFIDSVGIINDIQDMKPFQTFPTYSSKYPAKYALEVNQGWFKKNNIKTGSKVIFNGCIGK
- the hflX gene encoding GTPase HflX, producing MDASVNRIPISENEKAILIGIQLPHNDELEVLHSIDELSQLVVTAGAVVVTKQIVKRASLDPAYIIGSGKLDEIKKIITEQSIKLVVFDLNTIRPVQIRNLENLLGCRVIGRTEVILDIFARRAKTVESKIQVELAQLNYILPRLKGLGGVLSRLGGGIGTRGPGEKMLETDRRHIVKRIQTLKKKLSHISRHRNVQRQERLQNEIIGAVVGYTNAGKSTLVNVLAKDDLFVEDRLFATLDAYTRIVYLDESHKILLTDTVGFINNLPSHLVESFKSTLEEIKYSDFIIHVVGLDSDIDKVVRVVNHELQVLNSNNKPIVLYFNKLDIAKEETINYVKLQFPDAVVGSSLTGEGIQLLKEKIIEIIEKIDKKKQIFLEYSKDVV
- a CDS encoding peptidoglycan DD-metalloendopeptidase family protein; translation: MYDFKRYTFPDERKKNSYIYGFFSILFILVIVIFTLIADKPQSNVKKIASSNLASVENKLIVDGLKMEDDVPPAESEGEIIFDDSFDDDIDITNIVPVETQKSKKKVINFNIEELRKKDKRWHVSKYTIQKNDNVWKIAKRYNTSYKLILLANNINNPELLQPGKMILVPNKNGVFHRINKGQSLISIARHYNVPLRDIIASNQLKDSDQVIHGQTIFVPDARSTYNDKKNEQSIVKKEIVKVNNRNKMNITLLWPVVGKLTSSFGSRRNPLGKGKQFHCGLDISCDIDTPVKAALDGTVIYSGWKDGYGNVVVLRHDNGYISVYGHNSKNMVQEGESVKKGQVIAKSGMTGSVTGAHLHFEFRKYMTPLNPIKFLKEK
- a CDS encoding tetratricopeptide repeat protein, which produces MKYDNPSQIIPIFYTQNDYVSWKAIVKGRIISIGEREDTAKQELTRTLQPKTKITVRLYNTEGIHKGTTLYVINSSNLIVSRFTVENIFRSQSFGDMLVGYGFFRLSTIGDRVVQRFEGAYPEFAKIHKARGDYYKNTGEFGNAIKEYNQAIILDAHYPEAHIELGKIYFNDNVLQFAFNEFEHAYKNKERIIDKQDHFELLLYMTKTRYIEAYETNIPLKLKEQYINDGIKYAKEALEIIPDSVEILYMLGIMYYKKVDPDDVAAKKTFEKVIELDPTHIGAYIALSELYLKHKNHSKANYYSQKALTIDPANERARFLYRMTKGK
- a CDS encoding CDP-alcohol phosphatidyltransferase family protein, whose amino-acid sequence is MIELLQNEIVHSLLPLIVINCLALISFFIFLFIYPKRPKDPEIIARMHETFIGLIFREFWYWVNKPFINVFIYLQIKPNTITSLSLVLAFISAYFYYIGNFGLAGWILIVSATLDIIDGKVARTTNMVTKSGAYWDSCVDRYSEGVVFLGIAMYYQNNFIALLATIVALIGSELVSYTKARGEAIGVTTKRGVMQRAERLAILCVVSVLHPFFQVIFKNSSTNPEIVMIGAMIVMAVSTNLTAATRMRIIFREIQKTESNA